TATAAGttattctttcctttgtaaaaaaatttctcttaaaaaaattctccccCATTGAACCTACTGTGATGTTAACAACTGTGACTTTCtaatgacctaaaaaaaaaaaaaaaaaaacccagattgtTTTATTcaagagaataaatttaaaacaaacagatgatttgtatttgtactttaaaataactgtgctatttctggggcgcctgggtggctcagtgggttgaagcctctgccttcagctcaggccatgatcccagtgttctgggatggaaccctgcatcgggctctctgctcggcggggagcctgcttcctcctctctctgcctgcctctctgcctacttgtgatctctgtctgtccaataaataaataaaatctttaaaaaaataaaataagtgtgcTATTACTGAAGTCTATGCGTAAGAAGATGCCAACAAATTCACTTGTGACCACACATAAACTTAAGCTTTCTAAGTGAAATCTCTTTAGCATGAGATCAAAGACAGTATGATCTTAGAGGATCCCCAAATGCGACCTAGTCCAGCTCTTTAAAAGGtagcttttgtttctctgagaaacaaaatacatctaaaaatacataaaagcaccACAGATACCTGAAATGCAAAATAACCAGCAAGCCATACTCTTTTCTGCAGAATTAGCAGGCGTGTATCACCTGTTCCGGAgatcatttattttactatttcttttttttactggcAGGACTGTCCAAAACCTCGATCTTGCCTTTTCCACCTTCTGAATGAGGAAGCTTAATATTATCTATGGTGACTTCAGAAGTGCCATCATCTTCCCCCTCAGATTCTGAGCTGTCCTCCGAGCTGTCTTGCGAACTCTCTTCTGAACTGTCCTCTTCTTTTGAATCATCTTGGTTCATCTCAAACAAGGCCACGTCCTGACAAAAACACCATGTGAGAAATTCATTTCAGGGCAGATCCCTAGAAAGTTGTAATAACACCCTTGCGAACAACCAACAACACTGAACACAAATCCTGAAGCACACAGGacaagaaatgtttttaatacaatatggtacttttttcctttcagttgcCATAGTCCCCCATGATGATTTACAGGTGTAAGAAGTCCCCCGAAACCCGATTCTATATATCCTGAACATGTTCAACAATATGTGTCcaacaaatattaacaaacacTAACATGAACCAGGCACCACACTAGGTCCTAGAAACTCCACAACAGCAATAAAATCTTTGCCTTTCTGAAACTTACGTTTTTGAGAGGGATTGGCAAACTAAAGCTTGAACGCCAAACCCAGCCCGCTACCTGTTTTTGTTTAGTTCCTGagctaagaatgttttttttaatttttaagtagtagAAGTAAAAAATCAAAAGGGTAATATTTCACGAAACATGAGAATTATATgatattcaaatttcagtgttgaTAAAACCTGCCTATTCATACACATTATCTACAGCTGCTTTCATGCTAAAATGGCAGAAATAAGCAGTCATTACGGACACAGCAGCGTCCACAAACCTGAGTATTTACTAGCTGGCTCCATACACAAAATACTTGCTGACCTCGGTTCTAGCTGGGAAGGAAACGCAATGATCAGCTACTGTAAGCCTTAGTGTAAGGctgtgaaaatgaagaaaagtaaagaaggacAGGATAAGCTTCTAACAGGGACATCGGGGAAGCCTCTTACTGAGGTGACTAGTGATGAGAGCTGGAGGGAGTGACCATGCAGAAATCTCAGAGGAGCCTtgtacaaagagagaaaaaacctGGAGCAAGGAGactgaatgggactggaggaaagaGAGGGCACGATGGGAGGTAAGTTAGATGAAGAGCTGGAGGCAGGATTATACAGGCCCTCGAAGGATTCCAAACTCATCAGAAATGTGATGGGAATGTGGGCCACACACGCTGTAGAGAACAGATTCTAGGAAAGCAAAGGCAGAAGCCGGAGAGTCTGCTGAGGAATCACGGCAAGAGTCCACAGGGAGACCACGATGACATGGACCAAGGGTGGCAGCAGGGGACATCGTGCAGAGTGGCTGGATCGGAGACATAGTCTAGCAATAATGAGATTACTATCTACAGTGGTGTCAGCTCAGTCTAGATACAAGTGTTCTAAAGGGAACTCCACTGTAGAAAGAAGATATGCGGCCATGTGGAGATTTATCATGTAGCTTAGGTTAGTGGTCTGTTAAATGCAtcctttatttttacatatttaatgaaacAGGTTATGATTACTTTTTTCAGGCcttcttttaggaaaaaacaatCCACTTGGGACACTTAGTAAATTAATGCTTCAAGATAACAAATGTAGTATTTGACTTGAAAAAGCCCTCCTCTTCTCTACTGCTAACTTCCTAAACTCCATTCAAAGAAGCTTACTGATCTGTAAGACCCCTAATCATGAAATAACCACATTCCCATGCAATATTGGGCACATCTGCAGAGTCTGCAAGAAGGAAAGTAACACTTGAATTAAAACGGGAAAAGTCCTCTCCTTTGTAGATGATGCGACATACTGgtaattttactttataaaatgaaaacaaagcatcATTACCATTTGTATAACTTTTCCAAGAGCCCCATCAATATCTTCAATATTGAAACGACCAGGTGGTGCAGCTGCCATTTCTTCTCTTAGCTTTTCATTTGCCTGAGCCATCTGTGGTAGAAAGGTCTGTACTTGGTCCAACACTAAGGAGAGAAAATATAGTTTATCAATCTTTATGTGACTCTTTGGCCaaacttcaacttttttttttttttttaagattttacttatttatttgacagagagatagagagcacaaatagacagaggcaggcagagaaaagagggagaagctctggacttgatcccaggaccctggtatcatgacctgagctgaaggcagccacttaaccgactgagccacccaggcgccccaaaacttcAACTTCTAAAATCCAGAATTTATTGTAAAACACTCCTGAATTCAACAGTAACAACAgtaacagaagtttaaaaaaaaaataaaaaaaacacttgcaaatttcttccattttaaaaacctcCACCCTCTTCTGAGTCCTTAAAGAGGACTACACAAGTTAGTGAGTATTTCTCaatgtttatttgtgttttcatatatTCTCAGAACTGTACATTCCTAGACGGCTGGCATCCAACCAATAGTAACTGAATAAGGAGAACATGTGACTTAATAGTTagctgcatcaggctctgaggCTTTGGGGTCAGGCTGAGAAGATTATTAACAGAACCCCAGTTCTACCCCTTACTCCCTCATTTACCTTAGGCAAGTTAACTAAGTAGCAGGTGTTTTTACCTGTCCAGTATCTGTTCCCCTTTCTTCTGATAACATAACCCTGACTTTCCTTTTAAGCTCTGTCACTCTTAGTCACTCTGGTGCCTTGCCCTTCTCACATCTGTATGTTCCATAACCTTGGTCAACATGATTTGGGTCAGTGACATATTCAGTG
This genomic interval from Mustela erminea isolate mMusErm1 chromosome 6, mMusErm1.Pri, whole genome shotgun sequence contains the following:
- the C6H12orf45 gene encoding uncharacterized protein C12orf45 homolog, which translates into the protein MEVRAEPQSGASCSSSPRDCSAVPVSKELLTAGSGGRGGIWDRLLISPKPNCRKKSTLQTVRIERSPLLDQVQTFLPQMAQANEKLREEMAAAPPGRFNIEDIDGALGKVIQMDVALFEMNQDDSKEEDSSEESSQDSSEDSSESEGEDDGTSEVTIDNIKLPHSEGGKGKIEVLDSPASKKKK